A segment of the Sulfurovum indicum genome:
TAGCTGAGAAACTCTTTTGGTGAAAGATCGTTATCATCTGCATATTTGAAGTATTGTGCTGCGCCATCAATCGCACCACCAAATCTTGGTCCGATAGTCAAAAGACCTGTTACAAGAGACTCAACTACTGATTTTCCTGCTCTTGCTGTTACTTTTGCATTGTGTGCACCGGAAACTGCCGGTCCATGGTCTGCAACCGTTTTGATAACAGTCTCAATAAAATCTGTTGCCCATTTCGGATACTGTTTTTTGAACCAAAGAAGGGAGATAACATCACCGATACCCTTACCTGTACTTGGAAGTGCTACAGAAGAGATTGGGAATCCTGCATATGTTGCCTCTTCTCCTCTGTCATCAGAGATCGTACAGATGAATTGTTTAGGTCTTCTGTAGGATGGCATTGTATTGATTGCCGGCTCTTCAATATCTTTAATAATACCTTCTGCATGCAACTCTTTATACACGCCGTTGATCACTTCCGGAAGATCATTGAATGATGCAGGAACATGAATACCTGCTTCTTTCATTGCTCTGTTCTTTGCTTCAGCAGTTTCTCTGTCATCATTAGCCGATGCACCAGCATGACCGAACTGAACGCCTGAATCATAATACTTCGCGATCGTTCCGATACACCAGGCGATGATAGGCTTTTTGATCTTTCCTGACTTAACTGCTTCAATCACTTTGTACTCTTCAGTACCACCTACTTCACCAAGAAGAACCATATATTTTACATCAGGATTCTCTTCCATTCTGAGAAGGTTGTCAATAAAGACAGAACCAACAAATCTGTCACCACCGATCGCAACACCTTCTGCAATACCGTCAGCATTGATCGCAATGATATTTGAAAGTTCGTTGAAAAGACCGCCTGAACGTGTCACAAGACCACAACTTCCTGCTCTGTGAAGCTTGGAGTTGATGATGTTCTCGATCGTACCACCGATGTTGGCGATTTTAAATGCACCTGGAGCAATCGCACCTACTGTTGCAGGTCCGATCACTGTTACATTCTTCTCTCTTGCATACGCGTTCATACCACGTGCAAGTCTTTCAGGAATACCTTCAGCTGTGATCATAATTGTACTGAAGCCACCAATATTGAGTGCTTCCATTGTCACGTCATATGCTGTTCGGAACGATGCGAAGTTCAAAAGGACATCTGCCTGTGGCTGTGCTGCTTTCGCTTCAGCTGTACTCTTGTAAAGAGGAATCATCACCTCATCTGCACCCCAGAAGAACTTCTCGAACTTGTTCCCTGAAGTTGGTGCAACGATCGCTGCAACTGACGGCTTCTCTCTTTTGATCACATAATCGTAATCCAACATTCTCTGGATCGCAGTTTTGTTGTTATTCCAAAAAATCGCTTGTGTATCTTTAGTAAATAATTTTGACATTCTCTTCTCCCTACTTCTCTTCTAGTGCCATACGTACGATATCTGTTACGTGAGTCTCAGGACCATATACTTCGATAGGTATCTCTAATCTATCTGCTGCTTCTTTAATATCTTTAAGACCTTTTTCATAGTTAGGTCCACCACGTCTTACATAGACTCTTATACCTACTTCTTTCATTTTCTCTGCATACTCTTCAAATGCCTGAATGATCCCTGTAAATGTTTTGGCGACATCAGTAAAGTTCGCGATCGCTCCACCGATGATGAGGATCTTGTCTCTTCCCTTTGCATCTTTTTCTCTTGTCATCAGATCAAGAATTGTCTCTGCATAGAACTTGGTCTCACCGGTAGTTGGTCCGCCGGAGTACTCACCATAGTTGGCAAGGTCCTCAATACCGGCAAAGTCTGCAATTGTATCGGCATATACAACTGATGCTCCACCACCGGCAACCATTGTCCAGATACGTGCTTCAGGCTTAAGAAGAGTCAGCTTCAAAGATGCACCTGTTTTTGCATCTGCCTCTTCAATTGCTTCAACTTCCGGAGATTTCGCTTCCATACCGAATGCTGTCGGATATTCGATGTCACCCCAGTGGTCTACCATCATGAAACCTGCTGTATCATCAAGTTTTGCAACCATATCAAGCAGCTCTACATTACTTCCCTGAAGAACGAACGGGTTTATCTCAAGGTATGCGAAGTTAAGCTCTCTGTATGCTTTGAAGAACCCAATAGCAAACTCGGCAAATGCCTCTTTATCTTCTTCTTTTACATCAGCCGGGATATTTTCTCTGATCTTCGCTTCAATCTCTTCTTCTGTTGCAGTGATAGGGAAGGCTACTTCAGTCACTTTCTCTTCCCATCCCTCTTCAACTTCCATACCACCTTCGGCAGACATATAAAGTACATCTTCATCACCTACAACTGTTGCAGAGATATAGTACTCTTCACTCTGGTCATGCGGAGTGAACGGCTCTACGATAAAATGTGTCAGGTAATCTTCTGAAGGCTCACCTGCAGGAGTGTCACCGTCAAATGAGAAGTATACTTTCTGTTTCTCAGCTCTCTTCTCATCGATCCACTTTGCAGCATCTTCCAGTGTCACATCACCAGGCTTGTCTACTTTGAAAAGTACAAGACCGTTCTTTCCTCTTTTACCAAAAAGCATATCTGGCTTTGCAACAAGCGCTTTCTCATTCAACCATGGATGTGTTGTCTTTGCAGCCTCTCTCAGTTCATCACCAGTCTGTACCAATACCGTTTGGTAAGGGTAATTAAAATTTGGAAAGTAAACATCCCAATGTCTTGCCAAGATAGACTTGGCATCGTACTCTCTAATCGCTTTTTGAGCCATCAAGTTCTCCTTTAATTTTGTTCCCTAAAGTGTAGCATGTAGATGTTTTAAGTTTCGTTTGGCTAATTAAAACGATAAGAAATATATAAATATTGTGTATTTTAGAAACAGTTTTTCACTTCATTTGTCATTAGCACAAAATGGGATGCCATAATAGCGTAACTGCAGTCCCATTCTCCCTTTCACATCGTAACACTCCACTCCTTTTACTTTAAGCTTCTGTGCCAAAATATATGGTTGATAGATACGGTTGGCAAAGTGTTTCTCTTTGTTGTCCGAAAGATAGAAAAGTTCTCTGTTAAAAATGATCATCAGTGCTGAAAACACAAGAAAAACGATACCTACATAAAAAGCACGAAGATAGCGTTTCTGAAACTGCGGCAGACGTACACGCAGACTATGCATGAAAAGATCAACCATCGCTATTGTAGAGATCATTACATATGGTGCGAAGTCTGTAATGTATACCTTCTGCCGAATGGAGAGCAGAAGAGAGGCAGCCAATGCAGTAAAAGAGATATACCACATCAGTGTTTTCTTCTCACGAAGCAGAATACGATACATCGTATAGAAAAAATACAAAAAAAGCAGCGGAGAGAAAACAGCCGCATACAATCCAAATATTTCAATGAAGTGTCCCGACGGCCGTCCGCCTATTTCAATGCCTTTGGCAAGGTACAGAAAAGCAGTAATAAAT
Coding sequences within it:
- a CDS encoding citrate/2-methylcitrate synthase, translating into MSKLFTKDTQAIFWNNNKTAIQRMLDYDYVIKREKPSVAAIVAPTSGNKFEKFFWGADEVMIPLYKSTAEAKAAQPQADVLLNFASFRTAYDVTMEALNIGGFSTIMITAEGIPERLARGMNAYAREKNVTVIGPATVGAIAPGAFKIANIGGTIENIINSKLHRAGSCGLVTRSGGLFNELSNIIAINADGIAEGVAIGGDRFVGSVFIDNLLRMEENPDVKYMVLLGEVGGTEEYKVIEAVKSGKIKKPIIAWCIGTIAKYYDSGVQFGHAGASANDDRETAEAKNRAMKEAGIHVPASFNDLPEVINGVYKELHAEGIIKDIEEPAINTMPSYRRPKQFICTISDDRGEEATYAGFPISSVALPSTGKGIGDVISLLWFKKQYPKWATDFIETVIKTVADHGPAVSGAHNAKVTARAGKSVVESLVTGLLTIGPRFGGAIDGAAQYFKYADDNDLSPKEFLSYMKKEGVPIPGIGHRIKSLKNPDLRVKGLMDYAAENFPATPLLDYARTVEALTTSKKENLILNVDGTIGILMVDMWRALGYSEPEIDEFISSGTLNAFFIVGRSIGFIGHVLDEKRLAMPMYRHPMDDILYDVQKAEPIA
- a CDS encoding ATP citrate lyase citrate-binding domain-containing protein — encoded protein: MAQKAIREYDAKSILARHWDVYFPNFNYPYQTVLVQTGDELREAAKTTHPWLNEKALVAKPDMLFGKRGKNGLVLFKVDKPGDVTLEDAAKWIDEKRAEKQKVYFSFDGDTPAGEPSEDYLTHFIVEPFTPHDQSEEYYISATVVGDEDVLYMSAEGGMEVEEGWEEKVTEVAFPITATEEEIEAKIRENIPADVKEEDKEAFAEFAIGFFKAYRELNFAYLEINPFVLQGSNVELLDMVAKLDDTAGFMMVDHWGDIEYPTAFGMEAKSPEVEAIEEADAKTGASLKLTLLKPEARIWTMVAGGGASVVYADTIADFAGIEDLANYGEYSGGPTTGETKFYAETILDLMTREKDAKGRDKILIIGGAIANFTDVAKTFTGIIQAFEEYAEKMKEVGIRVYVRRGGPNYEKGLKDIKEAADRLEIPIEVYGPETHVTDIVRMALEEK